The Aestuariibaculum lutulentum genome segment TCTAAATTGGAAAGCAGTTTATCCATATTATCGTCAGCATTTTTTTGTTCTCCTGCATAACGTGCCGAATAAACACCTGGTTCGCCATTTAGGGCATCAACTTCCAAACCTGTATCATCGGCAAAACAATCATAACCATAATTTTGTTTTATATATTCTGCTTTTTGAATGGCATTGCCTTCAATGGTATTTTGGGTTTCAGGGATATCTTCTTGACAATCAATTTCTTTTAAGCTTAAAAGAGTAATGTGTTCAGGAATCAAGGCTTGTACTTCCTTTACTTTGTTAAGGTTGTTGGTGGCGAAAACCAGTTTCATAGTTTAAATTTTAGGTTCAAAAATAAGAGTATTACAATTAATTAGTTATATTACATGACAAAAATCATTATAATTCAATAACCATACTCTTAAATTTGAGTATTAATAAAAACAAGATATTATGACTGTAAATTTTCAATATGTAGGTGTAGATGTAAGTGAAACCCTTTCGGCTTTTACAGAAGAAAAGTTAAGTAAAATTTTTAATCGTTACGAGTTCTTAATCAGTGCTACGGTTTATTTTAAAATGGACGATAATGAGCACGAAACGGGTAAAATATGTAATATAGAGCTAAGTGCTCCTGGACCACGACTGTATGCGACGTCTATGGAAAAAAACTTCGAGGTTGCTGTTCGTGCAACAATTAGCGATTTAGAACGACAGTTGGAAAAGCGTAAAGAGGTTATGAAAGCACATTAGTTTTATCGGTGGTGATACGGTTCGTTTTTTAAAATCGTAAAACCACGGTACAATTGCTCAATAAAAAATAAGCGAATCATTTGATGGGAAAATGTCATTTTTGAAAGTGATATTTTCCCATTTGCTTTTTGATACACCTCGTCGGAGAATCCGTAAGGGCCACCAATAACAAACACCAATTGTTTGACGCCCGAGTTCATATGTTTCTGTAAATAGTCTGAAAATGCAACCGAATCAAATTGTTTTCCATTTTCGTCAAGAAGAATTAAGGCATCGGTATTATTAACTTTACTAAGAATAAGTTCACCTTCTTTTACTTTTTGCTGAGCCTCGCTTAAGTTTTTTACATTTTTTATATCTGGAATAATATCCATCGAAAATTTAATGTAAAAGCCTAATCGTTTCTGGTAATCGTCTATAAGTGCCTGCAGATTTTTGCTATCTGTTTTTCCTATGGCAATCAATTTTATGGTCATAAACGCAAAATTAATATTTCCTATTTATGAATAATGGATTTAAATGGTAAAAAAATAAAAATTCGTAAATGTAAAATTTAGAAAAGTAAATCAATTTCTTATTTTTGTTGCAAACCAACAATAAATTATGATAACACAAGAGCAGTTTGATCAAGAAGTCAAATCGATAATCGCTAATGCCATTAGAGAAGATGTAGGAGACGGAGATCATAGTTCATTAGCGTGCATTCCGGAAAACGCCAGAGGTAAAGCCAAATTATTAGTTAAAGATAAAGGTATTATTGGAGGTGTTAACTTCGCGAAAAAGGTTTTTGCATATGTAGATAAAAGCTTAAAGCTTGATGTTCTAATTGAAGACGGATCGGAAGTAACTTACGGAGATGTTGTTATGTACGTTGAAGGACCGTCGCGATCAATCCTAAAGGCAGAGCGTACCGTTTTAAACGCCATGCAACGTATGAGTGCTATTGCTACAAAAACACGTATGTATGTCGATTTAGTTAAAGGTACTAACACTACCATTTTAGATACGAGAAAAACAACGCCAGGTATCCGCGTTTTAGAGAAATGGGCAGTAAAACTTGGAGGAGGAGAAAATCACCGTTTTGCCTTATACGATATGATTATGCTAAAAGATAACCATATTGATTTTGCAGGTGGAATTACCAATGCTGTTGAAATGACAAAACAGTATTTAAAAGATACTGGTAGAGATTTAAAAATTATGGTTGAAGCCAGAGATTTAGTTGAGGTTAAGGAAATCTTACAACTGGATGGCGTTTACCGAATTCTTTTAGATAACTTCGATTATGAAGATACCAGAAAGGCTGTAAAAATGATTGGTGATAAATGTTTAACGGAATCTTCAGGTAATATTAACGAGTCTACGATTCGTTTTTATGCCGAGTGCGGGGTGAATTTTATTTCATGTGGTGCTTTAACGCATTCTGTCCATAACATGGATTTAAGTTTAAAAGCTATCAAGTAGTTTAAACGTTTAAACAATAGATATTTAAAGACTTTTTTAAACATCAATACTTTTTTAAGTATTGATGTTTTTATTTTAATAACTTTGTTATAAACGATAAAACAAGTTATTAATGACCAAACCTATTGAAGACAAACTCGATGCTATTCCAGTTGTAAATGTCTTTGTTCGGTTTTTTAAGAAAATTAAATTACCTGGTTTAGAAGGGTTGTCATTTTACGATTTATTAGAGCTTTACATTACAGGTATTGTAAAAGGAGCGTTGACTACAAGGGCAAGTGCTATTGCTTTCAGTTTCTTTACAGCGCTTTTTCCTTTTTTATTGTTTGTATTATTTATTATACCATATGTACCTATAGACGATTTTAAAATTGAATTTTTAAAGTTTCTCGAATCGTTTTTACCTCCAACAACGTCCGATTTTTTCTTTCAGAATATTTTTGAAAACATAGATCAGTCACAACGCGGAGGATTACTATCCTCAGTATTCGTATTATCATTATTATTAATGGCCAATGGGGTTAGTGCAGTCTTTTCAGGTTTTGAGAATTCCTATCACGAACAACTCACCAGAAGTGTATTTCGTCAGTATCTGTATGCTTTGAGTGTGGCTTTAATATTAACGTTCTTATTAATATTGACCATAGCATTTTTAGGGTATTTTCAGATTTACGTAGTTCAGCGATTGTTTGATACTTTAGAGAATAAAGGTTATCAGGTAGCGGCGCAAAGCGTATTTTGGTTTAATGCGGTAAAGTATGTGTTCTTTATATTTATGGTATATATAGCTACAGCTACCTTATATTATTTTGGAACAAAAGAGGGACGACATTCAAGTTTCTTTTCAGTAGGCGCCTTATTTACAACCATATTAGTTTTAGTGTCTTCTTATCTTTTTGGTGTTTATATAGAAAATTTCAGTCAGTATAATAAACTCTACGGATCTATTGGGGCACTATTAATTTTATTGTTTTATCTGTGGCTTAACGCAAATATTTTACTTTTGGGCTACGAATTAAATGCCTCCTTAAATAAACTTCGAAAACGCTAAATATTTATGCAGCATTTTATAGATGTTATTATTCCTGTACCGTTACAAAAACTATTCACCTATAGTATAACGGCAGCCGAAGCCGATTTTTTAAACGTTGGTATGCGGGTATCGGTGCCTTTTGGAAAATCGAAAATCTACACAGGTATTGTTTATAAGATACATCATGAAGCCCCGGAAGTTTATGAAGCAAAAGATATTCATCAGATTTTAGATGAAACGCCAATTGTAAACGAAAAGCAATTACAGCTTTGGCAATGGCTGTCCAGTTATTATATGTGCACTTTAGGGGATGTCATGCGAGCGGCGTTGCCAAGTGCTTTTATATTAGAGAGCGAAACCATTATTACAAAAAACAGTGAAAAGGAAATTGATGAATCTATTTTAAAAGATGATGAGTTTTTGGTTTTCGATGCATTGCAGTTTCAGTCGTCATTAAAGATTCATGATATTTCTAATATTCTGGGAATTAAGAATGCTCTACCTATAATAAAACGCCTCATTGAAAAGGAAGTTATTATTGTTGAAGAAGAGGTATACGAGAAGTATAAGCCTAAATTGGTTCGCTATGTGAGACTTCATAATAGTTATACTTCTGAAGTCGATTTGCATCACTTATTAGACGATTTAAGTCGTGCACCAAAACAGCACAAGGTAATTATGACGCTGTTTTCGCTTTCCGCTTCCACAAAGAAGCCTGTAAAGGTGGCCGATTTAAGTAAGGCTAGTGGTGCATCTTCATCAATTGTTAAGGCTTTAATAGATAAAGGTATTCTTGAAGAATATTTTATACAAACCGATAGGGTTGAGTTTGAAGGTGAAGGTGATAACGCAGCGACAAAGCGGTTAAACGAATATCAGGAAACGGCATTAAGCCAGATAAAAGAATCATTTAATACACAGTCTGTTGTTTTATTACACGGTGTAACATCATCGGGAAAAACAGAGGTTTACGTAAAATTGATTGAAGAAGCTTTAAATAGAGAAGAGCAAGTATTGTATTTGTTGCCTGAAATAGCGTTAACAACCCAGTTAATTACCCGATTACAAAACTATTTTGGAGAACAGGTATCTGTGTTTCATTCTAAGTATTCAACTCACGAGCGTGTTGAGGTTTGGAATAATGTTTTAAATAATAGTCACAAAGCGCAGGTAGTTTTAGGGGCGCGTTCCTCTATATTTTTACCATTTAATAATCTTGGATTAATTATTGTTGATGAAGAACACGAGCAATCTTTTAAGCAATTCGATCCGGCACCACGATATCATGCCAGAGATACGGCTGTAGTTTTGGCACATTTTTATCAGGCTAAAACCTTATTGGGTTCGGCGACACCAAGTTTGGAAAGCTATTTTAATGCGAAACAAAATAAATACGGTTTTGTTGAAATTACCACGCGTTATAATAATGTGCTAATGCCAGATATGGAGTTGGTGGATATAAAAGATAAGCATAAGCGCAAAAAAATGAAAGGGCATTTTAGCGATCGGTTGATTGAAGAAATGACCGAAGCGCTTAGTGAAGGTTTTCAGGTTATTTTGTTTCAAAACCGTCGTGGGTTTTCGCCAATAGTAGAGTGTAATACCTGCGGTCACTCACCGCAATGCCCGAATTGTGATGTGAGTTTAACGTATCATCGTTATAAAAACCAATTGCGTTGTCATTATTGTGGTTATGTGATGGCGATGCAGGATAATTGTATGGCCTGCGGAAGTCCTGAAATTGATAGTAAGGGATTTGGAACGGAACAGATTGAAACCGAAGTGAAAGCATTGTTTCCAGACTATAAAGTGGCTCGAATGGATTTAGATACCACACGTGGTAAGTATGGTTACGAAAAAATAATTACCGCTTTAGAGCAGCAGGAAATCGATATTCTGGTTGGGACTCAAATGCTAACCAAAGGGTTGGATTTTAGAAACGTAAAACTTGTGGGTGTTATGAATGCCGATAATATGCTCAACTTTCCTGATTTTAGAGCGCACGAGCGTAGTTTTCAATTAATGCTTCAGGTGGCGGGAAGAGCAGGACGAACCGATGTACGTGGAAAAGTATTGATTCAAACGTATAATCCGCATCATAATATTTTGCAACAGGTATCGACCAACGATTACATATCTATGTATAACGAACAAATGGATGAGCGTTATAATTTTAAATATCCGCCAGTTTATAAACAGATTAAAATTACTTTAAAACATAAAGATTATTTAAACGTTGAGAATGCTTCTATCTGGTATGCGAAATCTCTACGTAACGCATTTGGAGATTATGTATTGGGACCAGAATCGCCACCTGTGGCCAGGATTCGAAATCAATTTCATAAAAATATACTAGTGAAAATTCCGAAGAAGCAGTCGTTGGCTAAAACAAAAGAAGCTATTATTAAAATTAATAACAGCTTCTTGAGTATAAAAGATTTTCGATCAGTTAAGGTGGTGTTAAATGTTGATAACTTTTAATTGAGAGACGACTTAACTAAGTTTGGGACTTAAATATTGTTTAAGGCGTCTACCAAAAGTGTCTTCTTATTTCTACTTAAAGGAATTTCGTAGGCACCAACTTCAACATTTTTACTGTTATATCTGTCTATTTTATCCAGATTAACAATATAAGATTTGTGAATTCTTAAGAATTTATTCTCAGGTAATTCTTTTTCAAAAGATTTCATTGTAGATAGTACCACTAAACTGGTTTCTTCGGTAACTAATTTTACGTAGTCACCTAAAGCTTCTATCCACTTAATGTCTTTAATATAAACTTTACGTTTTTTAAGATTACTTTTAACAAAGATGTGTTCACCTTCTTCTTCGTTAAAATCCTGAATCAACTTATGTTGTTCTAAAGCTTTTTCGACAGATACATTAAAACGCTCTCGGGTAATTGGTTTATGTAAGTAATCGGTAGCATCGTAATTGAATGCTTTAAAAGCATACTCGGTTTTACCGGTTACAAAAATAATTTGAGGCTTGTTGTTTAATACATCTAAAAGCTCAAAACCATTAAGTACAGGCATTTCAATATCTAAGAAAATTAAATCTACCTGATGTGTGTTTAAACCATTTTTGGTTTCTAAAGCACTACTGTACTCTGCTATTAAGTTAAGATTTGGGTGGTTCTCTACTAACTTAACAATAGAAAGACGTTGTATTGCTGAATCGTCTACTACTACACAGTTTAAAGTCATAACATTTCAATTATTTCGGTTAAGATATCGACAATAGTACGAAAAAATCCGCTAAAAACCAAAAAACATCGTTAAAATGTATTTTTTAACAAATTTTTAACAGCTGTTTTCTGCGACAAATATAAAGTAAAAAATCATTTTAAATATAGTTGTTTTATATGGAATTAATAGTTATTTTTGCACCCAATTTTTTAAACAATTA includes the following:
- the priA gene encoding replication restart helicase PriA; translation: MQHFIDVIIPVPLQKLFTYSITAAEADFLNVGMRVSVPFGKSKIYTGIVYKIHHEAPEVYEAKDIHQILDETPIVNEKQLQLWQWLSSYYMCTLGDVMRAALPSAFILESETIITKNSEKEIDESILKDDEFLVFDALQFQSSLKIHDISNILGIKNALPIIKRLIEKEVIIVEEEVYEKYKPKLVRYVRLHNSYTSEVDLHHLLDDLSRAPKQHKVIMTLFSLSASTKKPVKVADLSKASGASSSIVKALIDKGILEEYFIQTDRVEFEGEGDNAATKRLNEYQETALSQIKESFNTQSVVLLHGVTSSGKTEVYVKLIEEALNREEQVLYLLPEIALTTQLITRLQNYFGEQVSVFHSKYSTHERVEVWNNVLNNSHKAQVVLGARSSIFLPFNNLGLIIVDEEHEQSFKQFDPAPRYHARDTAVVLAHFYQAKTLLGSATPSLESYFNAKQNKYGFVEITTRYNNVLMPDMELVDIKDKHKRKKMKGHFSDRLIEEMTEALSEGFQVILFQNRRGFSPIVECNTCGHSPQCPNCDVSLTYHRYKNQLRCHYCGYVMAMQDNCMACGSPEIDSKGFGTEQIETEVKALFPDYKVARMDLDTTRGKYGYEKIITALEQQEIDILVGTQMLTKGLDFRNVKLVGVMNADNMLNFPDFRAHERSFQLMLQVAGRAGRTDVRGKVLIQTYNPHHNILQQVSTNDYISMYNEQMDERYNFKYPPVYKQIKITLKHKDYLNVENASIWYAKSLRNAFGDYVLGPESPPVARIRNQFHKNILVKIPKKQSLAKTKEAIIKINNSFLSIKDFRSVKVVLNVDNF
- a CDS encoding YihY/virulence factor BrkB family protein — encoded protein: MTKPIEDKLDAIPVVNVFVRFFKKIKLPGLEGLSFYDLLELYITGIVKGALTTRASAIAFSFFTALFPFLLFVLFIIPYVPIDDFKIEFLKFLESFLPPTTSDFFFQNIFENIDQSQRGGLLSSVFVLSLLLMANGVSAVFSGFENSYHEQLTRSVFRQYLYALSVALILTFLLILTIAFLGYFQIYVVQRLFDTLENKGYQVAAQSVFWFNAVKYVFFIFMVYIATATLYYFGTKEGRHSSFFSVGALFTTILVLVSSYLFGVYIENFSQYNKLYGSIGALLILLFYLWLNANILLLGYELNASLNKLRKR
- the rlmH gene encoding 23S rRNA (pseudouridine(1915)-N(3))-methyltransferase RlmH codes for the protein MTIKLIAIGKTDSKNLQALIDDYQKRLGFYIKFSMDIIPDIKNVKNLSEAQQKVKEGELILSKVNNTDALILLDENGKQFDSVAFSDYLQKHMNSGVKQLVFVIGGPYGFSDEVYQKANGKISLSKMTFSHQMIRLFFIEQLYRGFTILKNEPYHHR
- a CDS encoding non-canonical purine NTP diphosphatase — encoded protein: MKLVFATNNLNKVKEVQALIPEHITLLSLKEIDCQEDIPETQNTIEGNAIQKAEYIKQNYGYDCFADDTGLEVDALNGEPGVYSARYAGEQKNADDNMDKLLSNLENKSNRDAQFKTVIALHINGNLHTFTGICKGEITKEKHGEKGFGYDPIFKPEGYTETFAELDLSVKNSISHRGNAVSQLVKFLNS
- the hpf gene encoding ribosome hibernation-promoting factor, HPF/YfiA family, with amino-acid sequence MTVNFQYVGVDVSETLSAFTEEKLSKIFNRYEFLISATVYFKMDDNEHETGKICNIELSAPGPRLYATSMEKNFEVAVRATISDLERQLEKRKEVMKAH
- a CDS encoding LytR/AlgR family response regulator transcription factor; protein product: MTLNCVVVDDSAIQRLSIVKLVENHPNLNLIAEYSSALETKNGLNTHQVDLIFLDIEMPVLNGFELLDVLNNKPQIIFVTGKTEYAFKAFNYDATDYLHKPITRERFNVSVEKALEQHKLIQDFNEEEGEHIFVKSNLKKRKVYIKDIKWIEALGDYVKLVTEETSLVVLSTMKSFEKELPENKFLRIHKSYIVNLDKIDRYNSKNVEVGAYEIPLSRNKKTLLVDALNNI
- the nadC gene encoding carboxylating nicotinate-nucleotide diphosphorylase yields the protein MITQEQFDQEVKSIIANAIREDVGDGDHSSLACIPENARGKAKLLVKDKGIIGGVNFAKKVFAYVDKSLKLDVLIEDGSEVTYGDVVMYVEGPSRSILKAERTVLNAMQRMSAIATKTRMYVDLVKGTNTTILDTRKTTPGIRVLEKWAVKLGGGENHRFALYDMIMLKDNHIDFAGGITNAVEMTKQYLKDTGRDLKIMVEARDLVEVKEILQLDGVYRILLDNFDYEDTRKAVKMIGDKCLTESSGNINESTIRFYAECGVNFISCGALTHSVHNMDLSLKAIK